Part of the Capsicum annuum cultivar UCD-10X-F1 chromosome 12, UCD10Xv1.1, whole genome shotgun sequence genome is shown below.
AGCGCCTTTTGATTATAATGTGATTGGAAATGagaaaaattggattttttttCAAGGTGTTGATGGAGTTTCTATTGTTGGTGGTAGTCTTGATGGTCAAGGATCTGGTTTATGGACTTGCAAAGCCTCCGAAAAGAACTGCCCAAGTGGTGCCACGGTATGTGTTAAGTTATATACATTGACAGTATAGTATATAGTATGACGAATGTAATAACTATTTTATGAAACTCTTACATGTTTGATAGTGTAATTTATAGTATACATTTAGCAAGAACCATTCCAGTGGGTCCATGATTCGTATTATAAGAGGAATTAAATTAACTTCTATATACTGACAGTATAAATAGCGTAACTTCTTTGCTCTCTAGCAAGAACTGCCCGAGTGGTGTCACATTACGTATTTGTGAAAAGAATTTAATTTATATACACTGACGTTATAAAGAAATGCAACTTTTTTATTATGTTGTAGCTTGATAGTGCAACTTAATATATACATTACTCCAAATTTCTTTCCTCTTTAGCAAGAACTGTCTAAGTGGGGGTATGAGAGTTTAACTTATTTACACTGACAATATAAAAAACCTATGTTGTAGCGAGTAGCGTGCTTTATTATTATTCAGGTTTATGTACTGATCtcacatttttttttgaatgaagcGTTACGTATTAGTTATCTTTTAGATAATCTGATAGCGTGACACAGGAATGATAACTATTAGTTGTGCTGGTAATTTGGAAAGGCAAGTTCAAAACACTGTTCATTTCTCAAAATTAGCAGTTTTTTTCTTTATGTATGTAACGTTTCCTTGAAGTAAGGATAAATGTGTTACTTTATGTGATTAACTGTCAAAGCATTTTCTATCATGGTATTTAtggttaattaattttttcaaaggCAGTATTAACTTCTTTATTGGAAATTAGCTTTGACCTTAATTAGACCATAAAAGTTTTTATGACCCTTGTGTTCCGGCTCTTTCGTGGACCCGACacacatagcgggagcttagtgcaccggaTTGCTTGTTACTGATGTTTTCCTGCATTAGACCTTGTGTTCCGGCTCTTTCGTGGACCCCACACATCGCAGGagcttagtgcaccggactgctgTTACTGATGTTTTCCTGCATTTGACCTTGTGTTCCGGCACTTCCGTGGACCCCACACATcgcgggagcttagtgcaccggactgcccgaTACTGATGTTTTCTTGCTATTTGACCCTTGTGTTCCGGATCTTCTGTGGACCCCACACATCGtgggagcttagtgcaccggactgccttTCTTGACTCTTGTGTTCCGTCTCTTCCGTGGACCCCACACATAGCAAGagcttagtgcaccggactgccttTCTTGACTTGTGTTCCGTCTGTTCCGTGGACCCCACACATAGCGCGAGCTTAGTATATCGGACTGACTGTTACTGATGTTTTCTTTCTATTTGCAGACTTTGGGATTTTCCAACTCTAACAATGTAGCGATAACGGGGCTAACTTCATTGAACAGTCAAATGTTTCACATTGTCATCAATGGGTGCAAAAATGTGAAGTTGCAGGATGTCAAGGTTTATGCACCGGGAAAAAGCCCGAATACTGATGGCATTCATGTTCAATTATCATCAGACATCTCAATCTTGGACTCGATAATCAGTACTGGAGATGATTGTGTATCCATCGGTCCAGGAACTAGTAATTTGTGGATCCAGAATATCGCTTGTGGCCCTGGCCACGGAATCAGGTAAGAAATTTTGCGCTGTCATGTCATACAGATGATATCTATAGGTAAAATGTAGGATATGCATGTAGTCTTGAAAATAAGAAATGTAACGTACTGCAACAGGTAAATGTGACGTGATGGTGGGAAAATTCTTCGAACTGACAATGTATATAACTTAAAGCCGGTCTAAATTTCAATGTATATATGCAGCATTGGGAGTTTAGGCAAGGATTTCGAAGAAGCAGGTGTGCGGAATGTGACAGTAAGATCAGTTATATTCAAGGACACACAAAATGGTGTGAGGATCAAAACATGGGGTAGACCAAGTACTGGTTTTGTCAACAATGTACTTTTCCAACACGTTACGATGATTGATGTTGAAAATCCAATTGTTATCGATCAAAATTACTGCCCGAATAACAAAAATTGTCCGGGACAGGTCTCTGGTGTGAAAGTAAGTGATGTTACATATCAAGACATACATGGAAGTTCAGCAACACGAGTCGCGATGAAATTTGATTGCAGTAAGAGAAATCCATGCAGAGGAATAAAACTGGAAGACGTAAATATTACATATAAGAATGAACCAGCTGCTCAAGCTTCTTGTGCTAATGTTGCAGGTACAACTACTGGTATAATTCAACCTACTAGTTGTTTGTAAGGGCAAATTGCAGAACATTGTTATTTTTACATTGTCGAAACTAGAAGTTCTTGCTTGAGCCTTTGGCGCGATTTGAATCGCCCATTCAAAAAAATTGTTTAGCTAGCTTTGTCATTTTACTTTCTTGAAATTAGTACTGTTTGCTTGAGCCTATGGCGCGATTTGAATCGCCTGGTCTAGCAACACATAGGAGAAGTTGTTTTCTCATCATTGATCTTAATTGAACATTTTTCTACTTTGGTCTATCAGAAATGTCAATTACATGTTATAATCGTCACACACCTATCAAGCATATAAGTTCAATAGTCGCGTTTCAGCTCAATGAAGCTAAGCTCAATCGCGTAACAAACTTCTCTGGCTTTAGTATCTGTTAAACAAGAAGTTGAATCAGTACATTACACAGACATGAGTTGAACTCATAGACAATTTCATTACATGCTTTAATTGTCACATCTAGCAAGCGTAAAAGTTcaatatttcatatttgaactcCTTTATATCCTACTACATAGTCTAAACTAAAATCAGAAGTCGCGTTTTTCAGCTCCTTGAAGCTAAGCTCATTTGTGTAACAAACTTCTCCGGCTTTAGTATCTGTTAAACAGACAGACCAGACCAGAACGTTGAGAAGGTTATTGCTATCACATTAGTTCGTTGTTATTTAGAATTAACTGTTGCATTTTTCAGCTCCTTGAAGACAAGCTCAACCGTGTAGCAAACTTCTCCGGCTTTAGTATCTGTTAAACAGCAAGTTGAATCAATATAACATACTCGGAACAGAACAGAATATTGACAAAGTTATCGCTATCACATTAGTTCATCGTTTTATAGAGTTTATACGCGGATCTTCTAGGACTAACCACAAAGTAGAGTTACAGCAGAAAATGTAACTTAACAATACAGAGGAAAATCTGATAATTTAGCATGATTTTCAATGTCATACACCAACAAAAATCAATAGAACAACCAGTTTATATAATACTACATTATacaaaagaattcaaaatacaCTTTATAAGTTGGAGCCTGACTAGGCCAGCCTCCAAACAAGTAACAGAACCAATAAAAAATGCagttatctatttttttcttctatattcgTATAGACTATAGAGTGTATGTATTTCTTCATTATATTCTgtatatttgatcttattttaTAAGCAGTGACTAAGTTCTTCAAAACCAGAAGCTCTTCCTCCAGCATTAACACATGAAGCTTCAGCTCGACCATCTTTGTAACTAAGATTCACATCATCAAGTGTTATTCCAGTACATGGATTCGTTTTGCTACAATTTAACTTCACTGCAACTTCTGTAGACGATGTTCCATGTATGTCTTGATATGTTACATCACTTATCTTCACGCCAGATCCCTGAAAAAGTAAATGAGTAATGTTATTAGATCAATCTGACTGATCATTATTGTGATAAATTGATGATAAACTTGTTCAATCAATACCTGATGAGGACAACTTTCATGATTTGGACAATAATTTTGGTCTAtgatgattgggttttgaacattAGCCATAACAATATGTTGAAAGAGAACACCTCTAACAAAGCTACTACTAGGCCTTGCCCAAGTTTTAACCCTCACACCATTTTCTGTTCCAGTGAAAGTCACAGTCTTAACTGTCACATTTTGAACTCCTTGCTCTTGTGATTCCCAACCTAAGCTTCCAATGCTACACAAATATCAAGATTTGGACATACATTTTAGTCGAAAAATATAAACCAATACAAATCAAAACACATTTACTTAGATATATATTGTGCTACAAACCTGATTCCATGGCCAGGGCCACAAGCAATGCCTTCGATCCATAAGTTAGAATTTCCAGGGCCGATTGAGATACAGTCATCTCCAGTACCAATACGCGAGTTCATAATGCTCACTCCTGACGATGATTGTATGTGAATTCCATCAGTGTTGGGACTATTTCCTGGAGATGACACCTTCACTCCTTGTAGCTTCACGTTATGGCAACCGTCTACTAAAATATGAAACATTTGGCTGTTTTGTGCAGTTACTCCACTTATTACAACGTTGTTTGAGTTGTAAAAAGCCAGTGCCTGCACCAAAATTtaatgtaaaatttaaaaatatttttcatgaaaaatatttcaacgccaacaacatacccagtgtatttccacacagtggggtctggggagggtaaaatgtacgcagtccataccactgcctccaaagaagtagagagactgtttccgatagaccaccAGCTCAGGACAAAAGACAGTAAAGAAAgttgtaataaaacatgaaacaagatgaaataacataaataagataCCCACAGAGTCGTACTATATACTACAAACCGAGATCACACACCTCACCCAAACCCTCCAAACTAGAAACTCCAACCTATGTGCAAAACCCTACGACTACTAGCAACACCAAAACACTCCTATCTACCGGCTACGCCGGCCTCACCCACATGCACTAGCCCTCTAACCTAATTCGCGTCGTAACTGCTCCTTTAGTGAAAACATTTTGTGGAAAACTTAACGTACCGTAGTTCCTTTAGGGCAGTTCTTGCCTGAGGTTTTGCAAGACCAAAGACTAGCACCTTGACCATCAAATGTTCCACCAAAGATAGAAACTCCATTGGCTTTTTCGAACTTAATCCAACTTCCTTCATTGCCAATGACATTATAATCAGAAGGAGCTAAGAGAGTTCCATCGATACGTATAATAATAGCCTTGCTCTTGCATGTTTCGCCATTAAATTCTGCGCTGCGAATCAAGTAATTTCCACGTGGCATGTAAATAGTGGCTGGGCTAGTAGAAGCACAGGCTGCTTTCCATGCACTCAAAAATGCATTTGATGAATCAGTTTGGCCATTGGATTTTGCTCCATAATTTTGAACATTGTAAATGGTGTTTGTTGCTAATGAGAAGTTGAAGAGGAATATGAAGAGAAGTGAGAAAATTGCTAAGTGACTCATTTTGGTTAAGTGAAAattgctaaaaatatttttgaggaaTTCAAAGGATTAATTGATCAAATGAGAGGTGATGAGGATTTGGAGTAGCGTAGAGGGCTATTTATAGGCTTTGGGTACTTTCATGGATAAAtagaagctaaaaaaaaaaaaagtaaaattcttttaatacttccttcattttaatttgtttgaccTATTTTGATTTAACACGAAGTTTAActaaataaagaaacttttgcGTCTTGTGATCTTAGACTAAATATATGACAAATGTACCAAATGctctttaatcttttgatcttaaacATATGATTTGGAAAATTGGAATTAAAGAATTGATAAGAAGGCAAAGAAAGTAGGTCAAACTAATTAAAACCGAAGGATTAGTTGCTTTTAGACCAATGAAAGTTAGGTTTTTCATCCAATTTAGTCATGTTGGAATTTGGGGAAATAAGACTTTAAATCACAATCCAACATATGAAATCACATGgccaataaaatcaacaaattgTTGGCAccttattttaaggataaaaaaaatgCAGCTTTATGTTCCTCTTTCCATTTAAAATTAATTCCTGTACaacaaacttttaaaaaataaaataagatagatattttgattttagaaattaGAATTGTTGCTTCCATTTGATATATTAAAGCTCTTCTAGTCTGATACCAATTTTGGCAATGAATTTGCAATGATAGGCAAAACTCTAACATCACATGTGTGGAATTAGTTAcggttgaatattattattaggAACCAGTAAAGAAAAGGGATTTGGATAAAACTTAGGTGGATATATACTCTTAATTATTAGTTTGCATATATAGGCAACTAGGTATATTGGTCCTATATATAGTCTTGAGTTTAAGCAAAATCATACATAATTGAATTGACATATTTAACTTCATACATGTAACTAATTTGCTTAACTCacctaaaattttaaaagatcaGAGAGAATAtacttttatttacttaattatatttttagcCCGTACAGTCCCTAGCTCATGCTGGTATGATCAGTGGCGGAGCCAACATCTTAACTAAGgggattcaaaataaaaaaatgtgaacaaaagaactagtcgaaggggttcaacgtttgctatatatatatatgaaaaataattttaagtttgtataaatagtataattttccgccGAAGGGGATTCGGATGACCCCCTCACTATTAGCTAGCTCCGCCACTGAGCATAATTCATGGACCGAACATGTGTGGGAATCAGGGACAGATAACTAGCCAGCATTTTGGGTGAGGGTTCACGGGAAACCAATAACTTCTGTTTCAACTCTGTATTTAAATATTCACTAATAATCTAGAAATGTTTTTTGTGAATGCTGTTACTGTTGTATATAtcatattttcttcattatgcCTCAAACTCACTTCACATTTGTGCTTCAAAGGAAATAATATGCTTTCTATCTTCTAGGTAGAAATCATTTCATTATCTTAATTTGAACATAAGATTTGAAAATTTGGAAATGATAGCATGATATATTAAACTAAACATGTTAAAAAGAATTAACTACAAGTTGTTGAAAACTTAGAACCCAAACAATAGAAGTGGACTTTAAGATCTTTGTGATGACAATTTTCCTAACTCTATATGCCTAGTGGCTTCCAAATAGTAAAGTTGCCATACAAATTCACCTCACGTATGAACTCACTTTTTATAATATACtttaatgtatataaaaaagCCAACTTTAAACATGGAATCCCCAAAATAAGGATATGTACATGCATGAAATATGCAGTAGTAACCCCTTTTTCACGTCTCCTTTATGCAAGCAACTTATGTTATAAGGACAAAATAACAATGTGTATCAATTTGTTTGGCTTTGGCATAGTTGAATTTTGGAGAGGCAAATTTGttaattttgatcgtgaatttagaataaaatttacatatttaaaaatgatGTAAGAAATACTATTagtcaaaataatttataatataaaaaaattaaagacatGTGAATAAACTGCGGTGAAAGAAATTTTCGTATAAGtctctcaaaatcaaaaagatgtcgatcacataaattaaaacagaAATAGTGTCTCATCATATAAGCCGTAGATATGTTTTGTTCAATTGTTGAATGTATTATCTTGACCAGAAACTTTGCCTTATTATATGCAAAACTTTAACGTATGGTTGTTGCCTATCAGACATAAGTTCTATCTTTTGTCCATAAGGCAGACGTTCATGACATTAATTTTAAGACAGTGAACCTATCTAATTGACCACAAATTCTATCTTATAGGCAAATGCTATAACTTATTCAGCGGgacaaaattcaagaacacacGCTTTGGAGgaacaaaaattcaagaatgGACATTTGGGGGAAAAAATTCAAGATCAGACACTTTCAGAGATTTTAGACGTAATTTCCTAGTTGAATTTGGACAGGTCAATATGGAGTGGCTTAATAAATGAACAAGTCACTCACCCACCCAAAAACTTGGAGAGATCAGACGGGACATATTTTTATTAGCTAATTTTGTCACAAATACTTAACCCTACATGTAAAATCTATGAAGGACCCATTCACAAGTTAGTTAGATGTATTTGAAATTCCTGGTAGATGTCATGCCACAATCTTTCAACACACGGTTTGATAAAGTTGAAAATGATTGCATTTTTTATTGAACAAGTTGAAGAATTTGccacttataaaaaaaaaaaaaaagaagtccgAAAAACAAGAATACGTGCATGCATAAAATGTATTATATACTCTTTattgtttaaaaaagaaaaaatttatgcaGCAAATTCTTTTTGAAGTTTCCTTaattttatgcatgcatgcaactatatacaataaataaattggGCGGCATAAGCCCATGGTTtataaatgtaatttttttaggATTGTTTggttaaagaaaacaaaattaataaacgaagaaaaaatagaaaaaattatagcTATGATCATAAGCGGGttcaaaattttaagtttataatttataattttaggatTCTAACCCTTTTGAAATGGATACTAACTTAATAATTACTGCACATTAAATGACcctttaaaaataaatacaaaatatgaaCCAAAGTTACAAAGTGATTTCTCTCGAATTAGCATGACTAATTGAGGATTATTATCGTGTACATTTAATCTTtgtaattgggtctttttttcAAACCTTACGTATAATGAAAGTTTAGTGTATTGGGCTGCCCTTTACGTTTAACCTTTGTAGTTCTTACGTATAGCGAAAGCTTAGTGTATATATCGCGCTGTCCTTTACATTTAATCTTTGTAGTTCGGTCTCTTTTCGAACCTTATGCATAACGAAAGCTTAGTGTATCAGGTTGTCCTTTACGTTTAACAAAGTTCGATCTCTTTTCGAACCTTATGCATAACAA
Proteins encoded:
- the LOC107849733 gene encoding polygalacturonase, which translates into the protein MKINNPLSSFFLILFFSILFDLCIANDVMLHNVVNFGAKPNGKIDSSNAFLTAWDLACGSTKPSTIYVPRGNFLVKQVHFRGKCNNSEIIFRIDGTLVAPFDYNVIGNEKNWIFFQGVDGVSIVGGSLDGQGSGLWTCKASEKNCPSGATTLGFSNSNNVAITGLTSLNSQMFHIVINGCKNVKLQDVKVYAPGKSPNTDGIHVQLSSDISILDSIISTGDDCVSIGPGTSNLWIQNIACGPGHGISIGSLGKDFEEAGVRNVTVRSVIFKDTQNGVRIKTWGRPSTGFVNNVLFQHVTMIDVENPIVIDQNYCPNNKNCPGQVSGVKVSDVTYQDIHGSSATRVAMKFDCSKRNPCRGIKLEDVNITYKNEPAAQASCANVAGTTTGIIQPTSCL
- the LOC107849704 gene encoding polygalacturonase is translated as MSHLAIFSLLFIFLFNFSLATNTIYNVQNYGAKSNGQTDSSNAFLSAWKAACASTSPATIYMPRGNYLIRSAEFNGETCKSKAIIIRIDGTLLAPSDYNVIGNEGSWIKFEKANGVSIFGGTFDGQGASLWSCKTSGKNCPKGTTALAFYNSNNVVISGVTAQNSQMFHILVDGCHNVKLQGVKVSSPGNSPNTDGIHIQSSSGVSIMNSRIGTGDDCISIGPGNSNLWIEGIACGPGHGISIGSLGWESQEQGVQNVTVKTVTFTGTENGVRVKTWARPSSSFVRGVLFQHIVMANVQNPIIIDQNYCPNHESCPHQGSGVKISDVTYQDIHGTSSTEVAVKLNCSKTNPCTGITLDDVNLSYKDGRAEASCVNAGGRASGFEELSHCL